In the Malaclemys terrapin pileata isolate rMalTer1 chromosome 3, rMalTer1.hap1, whole genome shotgun sequence genome, CTCAGTGAGATGAAAATGGTAGTCCACACCTCTTAAAGGTACAATATGGTCTTAGGTTCCCTGCTAGTTCAGGCAGACGTAGCTgtatgggtcacattttcaaggtcaCGTCAGCAGGTACAAGGGCTAAGAGAACAACAAGACACATTTTTGTGCTCCCTTCTAATTTGAAAACAACTAGAAAAAGTTTCCAAATTTTGTATGTGAATATTTGCTATGTTTAGGAGTAATAAAACAAGCCAAACCACAAAACCCTACCATAAGTGactgaaaaattacttctcaACATACAGACGTCCCCCAACTTATGCAAGGCTTTCCGGAACGGAACAATTGCGtaactcgaaaatcctatttctggcttagggaactttttccataagtgtgaATTTGCGTAAGTTGGGTCTTGCGTAAGCTGGGGAGTGTCTGTACTTAGTTACCATCTGCTAACATTGTTGTGGCATTGCAATACCGTGTCACATATGGTTCAAAGGGCTGATTTTGGGATAGGAGTGAAATAGTACATGTCTCAGACTCACTGTTTACAAGCCAACcctagaaacatttgcacctgcttTCCACAAACATAATAACTATACGAGTGCTAGTACAGATGCAAGTGCTAGCACGAAAAGGGCTCAAGTTTTCATGACATGATAAATATGCCCAAACCCTGTTAAGCTGGTGCTTATACCATTACCAACACTGTTGGAGAAGAGGTATAAAATTTTCTTGCGTAGATAAGACAATTTGTCTTCAGAGTTTCTGAATAAAAACTGAGGACTTCAGGATCTGACCaccagtttgggttttttttttttgtctccaataaagaaaagaaaaggcagaactgtctacttatttttttattctgtGAGTTCTGCTGTAATTTAAAACCATAAACAAATCAGAGGCAAGATGGTAAGGAagccctttttctgaaccttgtAGAAAGCCAGATGTCCAGCCACAGACACAAAGCCTGGTTTATGATTtctagcacaaaaaaaaaaaaaaaaaaagtttaaaacacaTATTGCTCAGTAAAAGAGTGCTAGTTTCCAAACTTGGTGTAAAGAGGGCCAAATAAATAAGAGAGAAGATTTATCGAGTGATGAACCCAACAAAATTGTATAAGATCTAGTTACAAGAAAAACTCAACAGACGTATCAATTATAATATACAGACAGTTATGTAAAGGAGCCCGTCCTGTGTGACAATGATTTAAAAACTGTCCAACTATAGCAGCTAATATCATCGTAATTCAAAATTACGTTTTACTGGTTGACTGTTCTGAAGAGCTGCTGGTGTCTAGACTTTTAGAAGAATGTTCTCTTAAGACTTCCAAAGAACTAGTGATATCCAGACTTTCTGAAGAAATGGGTCTATACCCTTCTGTAGAACTGATGATATCCAAAGTTTTGGAAGAATGGGTGCTATAGCCTTTTGAACTGGCATCTCTTATGATTATCTCCTGCATGGATCCGAATGTTAATGGAACAAAGCCTTCACTGTCAGTTGTGAGAACAATCCAGGTTGAACCTATGAGGACATTAAAAtatctatttattaacaatacTTTTTTTTGCAACTCAGTATATTTTAGGCATAAATAATATTACCAAATACTGACCCTTTGATGCAACACAAAATCTGAAAATTGAATTTAACAAGAAAAGAATGTTTACTGTTTTTTCTAGCTAAGCCTAGAGGTGAGATAAATTGGATTTTCTCTGAAAGAAAAAACATGTATTGTTGTATAAAATGCTACTGACTGAAAATCAGACAACAGCTGTGCAAAAGCCAGTTCTCTCAGACCAACTTTCCCACCAGAAGCCACAGCTACAACACATATATCATGACACAATTTCAGATTAGGAATGGGAATGAAATTCTGAACACTGAGATGCAGACgtgccttcttcttcttttctgGTCTCCTGCTCAAATGAAATATTCAGAGGTCAAGCCAATATTTACTGCCAACAGAGCTAAATAAGATCAACTGCACACTATAGTCTTGACATTTGAGTTAATATTTTAAGTAAAACCCAACTCAACCCCCAATTTGGCATCAAAGCCCCATCCTGGATAAAGGGCTAGCCTTCTGGTCGCTCTGAGTGCAGCCCCTCTGTTGTCAGGCCTTTTGCATTTATCTGTCCCTGGGTGGAATTctacaattctcccactcttacacCAGGACATGAGCTATAGTGCTCTTTGTATCAACTGTGGTTACCAAGCAGGTCTGACCGGGTTTGGCACCTATAATTCCTCCCTTGGGGGTGTCTGtggagagaagggcaacaaaaactgcttaagggtatggaacagcttccatttgaaCAGAGGTTAAAAAGATAGGGGCTGTTGAGCTTAGAAaggagacaactaaggggggatatgatagaggtctatgaataTCAtaaatagtgtggagaaagtacatTAAGGAAGCGTTATGTATcccatcacataacacaagaatcaggggtcgcCCAACGAAATTActgggcagaaggtttaaaacaaacataaggaagtacttcttcacacaacgcatagccaacctgtggaactcatttatTCCTGAgcgaattctgtgccaaaaaaataaaaattctctaccaaaaaatttaaaaatctgcaaaattctgcatattttatttgtctaaataacactatataatcacaccCATTTCAAttaatttggtaatttatttcaaaatacctgtcagcaactatgtctgtaacaatacagacaacaaaaaaaatctcccctggagtagagagttaaagaaacccctatgacaacccagttcctgtttctctgccccttcctccccagagcccagctgaggggccagacacccacactCCCTTCCCCAAGAGCCCACCTGTGGGGCGCCCCCCcgcccaaacacacacacaccccgtgcccccgagcccagctgcagccccccccccagtccaGACATTCTcaacccctcccccatagagcccaGCTGCGGGGCATCTCCAGCCAGaaacccacacccaaactccccggAGCCCAACTGCAGGGCAccgccccagcccagacactAGCACCCCCTACCACCCAGAaatccagagagagaaacagactgATGCTGGGTCCTGGGCTTGTAGTGCATTTCCTGCACGCTGCCTCCTTCCTCCAGGGCatgccaggaactgcagctgccgGGAACtctccagctctccctccccctccccccagcagtgtctgcTATTTGCAAGCCAGGCTCTGCTCTGTCCAGCGGCTCCTAGTGGCAGCCAACAGCACATTTctatgaggaaaaaaaaagaaattctgcGCAGAACGTTAATTCTGCGCAAATTGCGCAGtggtgcaaaattcccccaggagtaactcattcctaggggatgttgtgaaagccaaaagtataactgggttaaaaaaaaacaatgagaTAAGTCCATGAAGGACAGagccattaatggctattagccaagatagtcatggatgcaatcccatgctctgggtgttcctaaagcTCTGACTGCCAGATCCTGGGACTAGACTACAGGGGATGgttcactcgataattgccctgttctgatcattccgtctgaagcatctggtgctgtccactgttgaaagacaggataatGAGCTatatgaaccattggtctgacccaatatggccattcttatgttcttaaacaacCTAGCAATCAGGTCAacaaacagaattcataaatCTGTACAGAGCAATTTCATCACCCGCCCCATCCAATTAAAATTGGATATGGCAATACTAGTGAAACAATCATTTACTGTAtgtaactagtgattttgaaaGCAATGTTAGTTTAGTATTTAAACATGACTAAAGATTTCCCTACCTACACTGGCAGTGACAAATATGACCAGTAGCTCAAAGATTCCACAAAGTATTTTTATTAGATACTATGATATGCTTAGACATTTCCataaagatttattttataagGTGTTACATAAACACCTGTAACAAAAATGTGCACATAATGTACTAAGCTTTTCATTTCAGTTCTtaggtttaaaagaaaatttcaaattaatttaataaaaaccaACAGAGAGCTTGTTTATGCacgcgcacacatacacacacacacatatatatgctgCTTCTAGCCATATGGTTTCAATATAATGAATTTACATAATTTTAGAAGAGAAAAATTCTTCAAGTCCTAAATCTCTGGGCCTGTTGCTATTTCATGTAGTATTCTTATTAGTGTTACACTACCTACATGCTttcaaactgtaaaaatgttacTGGATTAGAGGTGTATACTTTTGCTAATTTTCACATCCCATAAGCAAGTCTTCTCATATTTTATCTCATCACTTTTGCAATCACAAAATAAAactggtttgaaaaaaaaaaagtgagttcaGTAAGCACATTTCCCAGCTGCTCCATTTACTTCTATTATGTAACACATTGCAAGAAATGTCACAAGAAGATTATTAAAAGCAAATGAACTTTAATCTTATGCTTAATACCTCATTTGAACCTCACTTTATAATTCAGGCATTTGAAGATATTACTACTAGTATGAGTAATGTAGCCAGTAATATTActtatgttcatttaaaaaatgacaaaaaccatgatttttttctactaaaaaaaaagaactttagaCAATATAACTAATCATGCCTTTTTGATAAGACATAAAAAATGGAGGCCCTCGCCACTGGTGATCATTAAAGATTCCATGGGCCTTCTTGTAAAAGAAGTTACGTTAATCTCACTGTCCTGGACAAATTTCAGTTTAGTTAATTAGATGCTGCATTTCCAAAATTTGTCTGCTTTTCCCTAGTGGACTTGGCATAAACGTCTGTGTGCGCCACTGTGTGCTGTTCACTAATCACCATGTTTCACcagagaggtggctgcatttcagtggtggctgAAGAAATAACTTTTTATACAGtataaaggtttttttaaatctctcagtATTAAAGGTGCTATATGCTGTAATAACAAAATTGTATTAATAATCTTTCCTAGAATGTAGACACTGGTGAATGATGCACACTGATTTTATCTAGTCATAGGAATATAAAACATATCTGAACTCTAATCACCATGTATCTGAAAAGTCAGTACTTCTGAAAGTATGAAGCAGCAGCCTCCGTCTTTAACAGCTGTGCACAGCGACTTGCCAATGGACTTTTCCTGCAGGTGTTAAACTCTAGATGTTGGAAAATACTGTACAGAACATTTCCAACAGAGAAACATTTCATATCTCAAAGATGTATCTTTTATATCTTTGCCACAAACAAAACATCAGGTTGGATGGGGGGTATGTGTGAGGTGAGTGGATAAtggcagagaagaaaaaaaacccaacaacataaGATTGACAATGGCTGGAGAAATCAATCAGAAAAATAAGCATAACAAAATCCCCAAATCTGCCTTTGCGGTGTTAAAAAGGAATGATAAAATTTGGTTATATGAGAGTAGATGATGAACTTGACAGGTTAAAATACTGAACAGGGATTCTAAGAAATGATTATTTCAGACAACCAGACCTTTCAGTCAGAATTCTCTTTGTAAAAGCTACAAAGTCTGAATAAAAAAATGGGATAAATATGATTTTCCTGCACCTCCACCTGTTAGCTAAACAAAGGTAAATTGGACAGGAAATCTAAATTTTAGGTAAAAAGGAACTAATTTTAATACAAGAACATaaattgggtatttttaatatcttttcattgttttacacCTTGTCTTTTTTCTAAATAAGACTGTATTTGTTGCTAATGCAAATTGAGAACGTCAAATATCTGAACTTCATTGTATTGGATGAACAGAACTTACCATGTTGCATTTCAacaagagagagactgaaaatctGCTGAACTATACTTAGACGGAGTTTACCATCACATAGAATAACAGCTCGCCTTTCATCTATCCCACTTCcagaaagctgcttctgtagaTACAAGGAAGAAACCATTAGGTATAGCTGAGTGTGTTTTAGTTACAGAGCTATTAAAATAGGACAGTTTCATCAAAACACCATCACACAGATATGTTTTCAACAATAGTACCACTTGCAAAAATCAAATACTACATTTGTCTGGACCAACTAGTTTGCAAGGGTTATGGTCTGAAATCCTTTTACTTATGATGAAAACATCAGTGAGCAATGGTATCAAAGTAACTACAATCTAAGGTTAGTGTGCATGTGGATGGAGGATGAGAGATCAGGCCACATGGCTGACATGGAACCAGTGGTAAGAATTCATCCTCACTTAGTCCAATTTTTTGTTGCTGTATTTGTTAATATTTGTTTATTGGAAACTTTAAATGTATGCCTTTTTGTAACTAAACTGACTTTATTTACAGtcagtttccctttcttcttCAAATGCAACAAGGCTTGTGCAGTACATACcctaggggaaaaaatgtttacaCCCAAACAATTGTTTTCACCgactttttaaaaacctcatgaatttatttgtttattaataGAGTGTGtaaaccccccttccccccgcacaCTCTCTAAGACTGAATTTAGTCTAGTGCTAGTCTACCTTAAGTACCACTGCCCAAATACAGTCTTCAGAATGTCTCCCCCACATGGCAGGTGAACGGGTTTTTAAATCTAGCCAGAAGATAAGTCATTATCAAGGCTAtggagagtcctgtggtacctttaagactaacagatgttagttttaaaggtgccacaggactctctgttgctttttacagatccaaactaacacggctacccctctgatactatcaaGGCTATATACTGTGAGCGAATGTAACTATATCCTAAATAAAATAGCCAGGGCACTTATAAGAATTCCCTGAGAACCCTTAATGTCTCTGTCAGGGCAAACATTACGAGGCGAATCTTGTCCCCTCTTCTGTGCTGTCAAAGGACCCATACTGAAAAAACAGTTCAGTTACATTTCATGGGGGAGCTTGGAGGTGCACAGGAGTTGTTTATCTAGCTACCACTGTCCCACAAAGCCATTTCATTGCCTGGGGTTGGGgaagaggaaagaagaaaaaatcatTCCTTTATCATTGGCATTCCTTAAATCTGCAATCTGGCAGTGCTCAGATAGCCTAGGTTTGGATGAATCTGAGTAGCAATTGACTTTAAAACATGATATTGTGGTGATCCATGTTTATTGTGTCAATGATTTCCATAGTAAATATACTCATTTTACTGGTAAAAAGTTGTATTTTCTAACTGTTAGGTTTCACACTAAACCTGTGATCTGAAGGGCAGACTAAGTTCTTTCCTTTTCACAAAATTGTATGTGAAGAAGCATCTACAGGACACATTGTACACTTAATTAAACTTGTGCAACCCCTTTGCATAGGTATAACTCAACTGGCTAGATTTCAATTTCAGATAGATAGGTAAATCTTTGGTCTTGGATTCCAACAATTGTTTAAACTCTTAAAAAATTAATGAGGGTAGCGACTAAAAGTGGGAGTAGGTTTAATTGCCTAGAATTTTTATATACGAAAAGcgtttctttttaaatatggaaAGAGCACTAGAACTTAATAGAACTTCATcagaaggccctgatcctgtaactgAATCGGTATATGGGGACCCatgcactgaagtaaatgggaatccACAAAGATGCAGGGGCCTGGATCTGGCTGTAGGATATGAGCATAAGTGAGAAGATGGGGGTAATGAGTAGCAGACACTCGTTAATAGGGAAATCATATAATTTACATTGTTTAAAATCTCCAGAATAATGGAACCATTGTTGGCATAAATCGAACCCTATTAATAGTTAAACGATAACATTATCtttgcttcttttttaaaatatggccctATGTGCACTACGTGCACCAGTGATGAAAATAAAGTATGGATGAAAAACACTGAAGCAATATACTTGTGAAATGGcaatatttttagtttaaaatctcatgagatatcaaatattttcatctttttttatttcatatcaACAAAATCTGACAATAGACAATTCTGTTAGCACCATGACCATAGATAGGGACTGGTATACAAGCTGGTAAAACATCTCTTCTGCATAGGAATTAAAGTCCCAATCCTTATTATACCACATAGAAATTAAGGCCCTAATTAAACCTAACTGAACGTAATGGGATTTCTCACATGTAAAGTTCAGCACATgaataactgtttgcaggattggggccttactgGGCATAATCTGGAACGAGACTCTTGCAGAACTATACATTTTAAAGATATCTATAATCTTAAAATATATGGCCACAAACAGATTTTACACTGAGCTTTCAGCATTAAACTTACCTGACAAGTGATGTTAATAAAAGAGGGCTCCTGAGAAGACGGGTATGCTGGAAGAAATTTCTTCCTGGATTTTAGAAGTTCTGTTAGCTCAGAAAGGTGATGCTGTACTTCTGTAAAATTGCCACATAATTTTTCTATGTTCTTAGATAAATAACTTGCTTCTTTTTCATCTAGCAGAATGTTATTTTTAGGAGAATTTGAAATTTCTGGAACTACATCCGCCTGCCCTTTTGGAGATGCTGGTCTGTTAGAAAATGCAGTAGGTGTTCTAAGCCCATGTAGGGCCAATGATCGATTAATTGGTTCAGCATCCAAAGTTTCCAGAGCTGGAGGAAAATCCATGGAAATCTTTTTTTCTTCGACGTCTCTCACACTTGACAACAGGCGTTGCTCATAAGTAGGGCTTTTAATTTCTTCAATAAGTTTTCTTCTGCTACTAGGAGATTGAATAATAGCATGACCTGGTATCAGGAGTCCGCTGCTTAGAGGATGAACTTCTGTATAGAGAATTTCTGGTGGCTCTCTTTTCACAGGTATGTTCAAAAAGGCATTCAAACTGGAGCTACCACTTGTTCCTGCAGATGCTGAAGAACCCTCttcaaatattatttctttgaTCATCAAACGGATGACATACTTGTCTGACCTTGAAGATGGCAGAAATGCAGGGTCAGTGAATTTCTGCTTTCCAACTAAAATCAATAACAATTTATCGGTTAGGAAGCATAAGCCCTTTGGTCTTTCACTTTTCTCAAGCTGAATTTGTTGAATATTGGGTAAATGGGATGAAGTCAAAGAATAGACCAAAATAATGTTACAAGTATTGGAGGCTACTGACACAGTATGAGTTTTATGATCAAAAGCCATTATGTCGGGGACCAGAATGCCTGGGATGCTGACTTTTCTGGTAGTGGTAACCTTTCTTTCAAAAGTCACCAAGATCAGGTGTGAAGAGTCCTGGCCGCTTCCTGTTAGGTAGTCCTTGTGCCTAAGATGGATGAGAGGACTGGAACTAAGTCTTTGTTTGCTGGAAAGGATATGGGTTAGATCCACAGGAGCTGATGAAGGAGAAGGTACTGAAACAATGGGCACAGATTTTTCTGAGTCtagtgatttcccccccacatCTATGGAGAACTCTTCATCACCACATAATACAGTAGACGGTGAAGGAAAAGAATTTGTTTCACCACCAGCTGGGACTTCAAATGCAATACCTGAATTTAAGCCACAGATCTTATCTAACGGAAGCTCAGTAGCAACAGCAACTTGGGAATCCAAAGTAGCTTCTACAGCACAGATGTAGCCTCCCACATCAAATACAGGGCAAAACACGCAAGAATTTAAAGTTTTCTGAGCATCATCCCATATATAGGAATGAAGGGCACTGCCTATAGCAACTACTAAGCGATTGCCTTCCTTAGTCCAACAAGCGCAGTGGATGAGACCACTACCTTTTATATCGGCTTTAATTCTGGAGTTGTTGCGACGAACCGAGTGTAAGACTGAGGCATCCCGTGTAGTAAGCacagccaagatctctttcttgggatGCCACACACAGCCCTGGGGAAGCACTGGAAATGGCTCACCAGTTTCGCAAATCTGAGAAACCAAGAGTTTATTCCTTTCTGAAATGTTATAGCTCAGCTGCCAAATAGTGATGTGCTTTTTATGCTGAACAGCAAGCAGAGTCGTGGTGTCTGTAGCATATGGGCCCCAGTAAAGTCCATGAACATGTTCAAACTGACCAATAACACTCGAGTCACCAAACTTTGGTTCTCCATTATGAAGGTGTAAAGCAGTCAGTATCACTTGCTTCCCATCTGTCCAGG is a window encoding:
- the LOC128833429 gene encoding WD repeat and coiled-coil-containing protein-like isoform X2; this translates as MELGKGKLLRTGLNALYQAIHPVHGIAWTDGKQVILTALHLHNGEPKFGDSSVIGQFEHVHGLYWGPYATDTTTLLAVQHKKHITIWQLSYNISERNKLLVSQICETGEPFPVLPQGCVWHPKKEILAVLTTRDASVLHSVRRNNSRIKADIKGSGLIHCACWTKEGNRLVVAIGSALHSYIWDDAQKTLNSCVFCPVFDVGGYICAVEATLDSQVAVATELPLDKICGLNSGIAFEVPAGGETNSFPSPSTVLCGDEEFSIDVGGKSLDSEKSVPIVSVPSPSSAPVDLTHILSSKQRLSSSPLIHLRHKDYLTGSGQDSSHLILVTFERKVTTTRKVSIPGILVPDIMAFDHKTHTVSVASNTCNIILVYSLTSSHLPNIQQIQLEKSERPKGLCFLTDKLLLILVGKQKFTDPAFLPSSRSDKYVIRLMIKEIIFEEGSSASAGTSGSSSLNAFLNIPVKREPPEILYTEVHPLSSGLLIPGHAIIQSPSSRRKLIEEIKSPTYEQRLLSSVRDVEEKKISMDFPPALETLDAEPINRSLALHGLRTPTAFSNRPASPKGQADVVPEISNSPKNNILLDEKEASYLSKNIEKLCGNFTEVQHHLSELTELLKSRKKFLPAYPSSQEPSFINITCQVQPGLFSQLTVKALFH
- the LOC128833429 gene encoding WD repeat and coiled-coil-containing protein-like isoform X1, whose product is MELGKGKLLRTGLNALYQAIHPVHGIAWTDGKQVILTALHLHNGEPKFGDSSVIGQFEHVHGLYWGPYATDTTTLLAVQHKKHITIWQLSYNISERNKLLVSQICETGEPFPVLPQGCVWHPKKEILAVLTTRDASVLHSVRRNNSRIKADIKGSGLIHCACWTKEGNRLVVAIGSALHSYIWDDAQKTLNSCVFCPVFDVGGYICAVEATLDSQVAVATELPLDKICGLNSGIAFEVPAGGETNSFPSPSTVLCGDEEFSIDVGGKSLDSEKSVPIVSVPSPSSAPVDLTHILSSKQRLSSSPLIHLRHKDYLTGSGQDSSHLILVTFERKVTTTRKVSIPGILVPDIMAFDHKTHTVSVASNTCNIILVYSLTSSHLPNIQQIQLEKSERPKGLCFLTDKLLLILVGKQKFTDPAFLPSSRSDKYVIRLMIKEIIFEEGSSASAGTSGSSSLNAFLNIPVKREPPEILYTEVHPLSSGLLIPGHAIIQSPSSRRKLIEEIKSPTYEQRLLSSVRDVEEKKISMDFPPALETLDAEPINRSLALHGLRTPTAFSNRPASPKGQADVVPEISNSPKNNILLDEKEASYLSKNIEKLCGNFTEVQHHLSELTELLKSRKKFLPAYPSSQEPSFINITCQKQLSGSGIDERRAVILCDGKLRLSIVQQIFSLSLVEMQHGSTWIVLTTDSEGFVPLTFGSMQEIIIRDASSKGYSTHSSKTLDIISSTEGYRPISSESLDITSSLEVLREHSSKSLDTSSSSEQSTSKT